In Jaculus jaculus isolate mJacJac1 chromosome 2, mJacJac1.mat.Y.cur, whole genome shotgun sequence, the genomic window TTCGAGGTCTCTGATGTTTGCATAGAGTCAAGCAGACCGCCAAAGGGGAACTGGGCCTTGAACTGGTCAGAGACGGCTGGAAGACCCGGGCTGCCGAGGCTCGTGCAAGCGCTGTCGGTGATGGCCGTGGCCGCCGACGCGGGCAATCCACCCGCCTGTCCACCCGCGACAGGGGCATCCCCTGTCCGAGCACTCGTACAAGGCAGGCTGACCGGTTCGGTTTTAGTCAGAGAAGACCCACTGAGGAGCGGCTGTGGGGACTCCGCCCGCGCGGCAATGCTGGACTCGGCGTTGTTGAGGCCTGGGGACAGAGAGGTACATTCACTGGATGCTGGAGAGGGCCTCTGTGGGGAGCGGCTGCCGGGAGTGACACTGGGGGAGTCCGTGTAGCTGTGGGTGCTCGGGATGGTGGAGGGGAGCTGTAGTCCCACAGATGTGGACACCGTGGGAAGCACCGGCTTGCTGTCCAACCATGTGGTCACTGGCTTCTCTGGGGGCAGGGACATACCATAGGGAATGCCCGAGCAGGTGGGCACATTGTCAAGGTACTCTGGGACTGGGTAAGGGTTCATCTGGATGTGGGGGTACTTTTCCTTGTGCCTCTGGAAGTGGACCTTCAGGTTGCCCTTGGTGGAGAAGCGGTTCCCACAGATGTTACACTTGAAGGGCCGCTCGCCGGTGTGGGAACGCAGGTGGATCTGCAGCGCGCTGTCACTGCCAAAGACCTTTGCACAGAACCTGCATTTGTGCTTGAAGAAGGGGTCCTCGGCGCTGGCCTTGGGTTCAAACACAGACACGTTGGGGGGTTTGCCCTTGCGGTGCTTCATAAGGGCAGACAGGGGGTCCAGGGCATTGGCTGTGGCTGCGATGCTGACCAGTGGGTTGGGGAAGATGACACTGCTCGAGGAGGTCTGAGGTAGCAGAGGGTTTGGCAGGGAGGCCGAACTGAGGAGGGGCCCAGGGCCCAGGGTAGGGGGTGTGGATGCATTCTGCGGCTGTGACGCATTGCCCCCTGTGCTGGATGCAGCAGCCACAGCCCCAGGAGCTGGGCCGGTGCTGCAAACTGGGGGTGCCCCCGACTCAGTAGAGCCAGAGCTAGTGCCACCTGGGGTGCTCGTGCCCGACGTGGGCTGTTGTGACAGCTGCGGGGGGCCATCAAAAGCCGTGGCTGGGACAGAGCCAGAGCCTGCAGGGACGGCAGCAGGCCCACCTGCTGAAAGTTGGATGGCCGTAGGGTGCGGGGCGAGGCCTTGCAGCTGACCCGGGGCCGGCCCCGTGGCGCCCCCTGTGGGTTTCAATGGGGCCCCCGTGGGCTGGCGGCTCATCAGCGCCACCTGGCTGCGGATCTGCTCGATGAGCTGCAGCTggtggatctgctgctgctgcagcgcCACCAGTTGCTCCAGGATCATGGGGATGGCCACGGTGCCCACGGCGCTGCCAGTGCCTGGCGCGGCCCCCGCGCGTGCGCCCTGCGAGAACTGCGCCACGGCCACCTTGGTGCTGAGCAGCGTCTCCAGCGTCACGTTGGTGCTGGGCATGCCGAAGGTGGCAGGCTCAGGTGCAGGGGGCAGCGtgggtggtggtagtggtggtggtggtggtggaggacctCCCGGGCCTGCTGGGCCCTTGTCTGCTGGTTCCTCCACGTCCATGGGCTCGGCCTCCTTGGCAGCAGCCTTCACCTCACCACCGCAGCCTCCCTCCCCCGGTGCCACCGCGGCGGCTGCCTCCTCCGCGGCCTCGCTCTCGGTGCGCTCACTGGGAGAGCTGGCGGGAGAAGGTTCTGGAAAGTCCTCGGTGGGCGGGGCCGGCTCATCGTCGTGCACGATCAGCACCAGCGGGTTCTTGGTACAGGTCTTCTTGTGTTGCAGGAAGTCCGTCCACTTGAAGAACTCGGCGCAGCACTTCTCGCACACGCTGGTCTCCTCGCTGCCGCTCCTGCTGTCGCTGCTGCTGTCTCGGTCCTCAGCACCGTCCCCAGGGGCACCTAGGAAAACCAAGAGATTACATCAGCCCCCGGCTCGCCAGACCAGCCACCCTCCTCCATTTCAAAATTTTGCCCATCagtaaaatcaatattttttattttgtacaaaTTACCCCACTTCAACGTTCCTGACGTCCCAGCGTGTGTGTTCCATGACTCTTTCTAGCTAGCTAATCATTTTCTTAGCACAATCCATCAAATTATGAGGCCCTATCAATTGTGGATACTGCTTCTTAATGAAATTCCATAGAAGTCATCGATTTCCAATGTCTTCATACAATCTGCAAGCCACCCTGTCTGTTGGGTACAAAGCCAGCCTTCGACGGGCTCATTAGGATTCCCCTTTACCATCGGGCTTCCTCATTTCCAGCAAAATTAGAGATGCCTCTGCCAGTTCACTTAACATTGCCGAGCTAATCCGTAACCTTTCCCCGCACATCAGCACCTGACAAGGGAGCCTGCGCGCACCGCGCTGGGCGGCCTCAACCGCGTGGATTTATCATCTTTTATGCAGGGCTGAGGTGGTGCCAGTTTAATGTGATTCCACACCACCTTTCCAATCGATAGGTATTTATTTCATGTAGGAAATTTCAGCTGAATACTTTTCATTTGTGAAtgtaacaaagaaaatataagtgcttcttaacattttttttcttttaacttggaGAAACTGTCTCCTTGGGATTCAAGGGATGGAGCAGCCAATGGCCGGCTGGTGTCCACATCCTTGGTACTCTGCTCTCACTGCCCTTTGGGAAGGTTCTAGCCCCTCTACATTTTAGGAAGTGCCAGATGACTATCAATATAGGCTAGGCCTAAGATGAATCATGCTTGATACGATTAATCGGCCCTGTCAATATTTCTTGGCAAAATGAAACCTAAAATTACACGTTACTGTGATTAGCCAATAGAGTTCAGTAGTTTGTTAACAAACTAGgaattatatatttaaagttcATTTATGTTGACATGTTTAGCATGAGAATGTTGTAGTCAGGCACACTTTTTTGTACCTATTTTCATCTATTCTCATAGAAAGGACTTACCAAATTATATGCTTGCGCCATCACGGAAAAACCTCTAATTGGTTACACATGTTTAATTACTGTTGTAGGCAAGCCACTTCCTCTGTCTCCCCTAACCCTCTTGTGCCGAATAACAACCGTGTTAAATGAATAACTCTAATTCACACCTGATCAAATAAATAGCTGTACAGGAACGAGAACTCGACACCCGGGGTGACACTTTCTGGCTCCTACTTTTTGGGTGGCTAttggttgtggggggggggcgcactTCTGCTGCCCAGTTCTGCATGCCAGCCTGGGTGCCACCCACTTTGAACTGCTTTTGGTGGCTTGCAGATGGAGTGACAGAAACAAATCAGATCGAGCAGAGCAAATGACAGAGGCAAGTCAGCCCTTTGTTAAATGTGCAAAGTTGAGTGCCAGAGAACAAAACACCTCCAAGCCCAGCGTCCTGGAAATTCACTACAGTTGGAACTTGCTAACAAAGTGTCCAGGTTCATTCTCCCAAGGTTTGTGGAAAAGAAGAATTCAGCACAAAAAGAGTACAGCAATATGATTTTTTAAGTGTTCTGTAAAACGTCACTACTCctttcctaaaaacaaaacaaaacaaaatatatatatatatatattttgaggctgGTGTACTGCTCTCCATGAGGCCATTATTTCCAGGTAATTtatacatgcctttaaaaaattactagCAGCATTCAATTAGCATTTTCTTAACTGGCTAAGCTATTTGAAGGGGAAAAGAAGTTAGAGCCGCAGCCCATAAACCCTGTAGACTTTTAAACTAAATTCAGTGCGAAGATCAGG contains:
- the Sall3 gene encoding sal-like protein 3 isoform X2; translation: MSRRKQAKPQHLKSDEELPPPDGAPEHGAPGDGAEDRDSSSDSRSGSEETSVCEKCCAEFFKWTDFLQHKKTCTKNPLVLIVHDDEPAPPTEDFPEPSPASSPSERTESEAAEEAAAAVAPGEGGCGGEVKAAAKEAEPMDVEEPADKGPAGPGGPPPPPPPLPPPTLPPAPEPATFGMPSTNVTLETLLSTKVAVAQFSQGARAGAAPGTGSAVGTVAIPMILEQLVALQQQQIHQLQLIEQIRSQVALMSRQPTGAPLKPTGGATGPAPGQLQGLAPHPTAIQLSAGGPAAVPAGSGSVPATAFDGPPQLSQQPTSGTSTPGGTSSGSTESGAPPVCSTGPAPGAVAAASSTGGNASQPQNASTPPTLGPGPLLSSASLPNPLLPQTSSSSVIFPNPLVSIAATANALDPLSALMKHRKGKPPNVSVFEPKASAEDPFFKHKCRFCAKVFGSDSALQIHLRSHTGERPFKCNICGNRFSTKGNLKVHFQRHKEKYPHIQMNPYPVPEYLDNVPTCSGIPYGMSLPPEKPVTTWLDSKPVLPTVSTSVGLQLPSTIPSTHSYTDSPSVTPGSRSPQRPSPASSECTSLSPGLNNAESSIAARAESPQPLLSGSSLTKTEPVSLPCTSARTGDAPVAGGQAGGLPASAATAITDSACTSLGSPGLPAVSDQFKAQFPFGGLLDSMQTSETSKLQQLVENIDKKMTDPNQCVICHRVLSCQSALKMHYRTHTGERPFKCKICGRAFTTKGNLKTHFGVHRAKPPLRVQHSCPICQKKFTNAVVLQQHIRMHMGGQIPNTPLPEGLQDAMDAELPFDEKNVETLSSFDDDIDENSMEEDSEPKDTASDSSKPLLSYSGSCPPSPPSVISSIAALENQMKMIDSVMNCQQLTSLKSVENGSGESDHLSNDSSSAVGDLESRSAGSPALSESSSSQALSPAHSNGESFRSKSPGPGHQEDPQEIPLKTERPDSPPPGPGNGGALDLTAGHPGRPLVKEEAPFSLLFLSRERGPSHSTPSLASSPVPTMIKMEVNGHSKAIALGEGPPLPAGVQVPTGPQTVMSPGLAPMLAPPPRRTPKQHNCQSCGKTFSSASALQIHERTHTGEKPFGCTICGRAFTTKGNLKVHMGTHMWNNAPARRGRRLSVENPMALLGGDALKFSEMFQKDLAARAMNVDPSFWNQYAAAITNGLAMKNNEISVIQNGGIPQLPVSLGGGTIPPLGAMTGGVDKARTGSSPPIVSLDKASSETGASRPFTRFIEDNKEIGIN